A stretch of Telopea speciosissima isolate NSW1024214 ecotype Mountain lineage chromosome 11, Tspe_v1, whole genome shotgun sequence DNA encodes these proteins:
- the LOC122645726 gene encoding T-complex protein 1 subunit delta — translation MATPAVQQPRSVSSKTESYVDNKRKEDIRLANIAAARAVADAVRTSLGPKGMDKMISTASGEVIITNDGATILNKMEVLQPAAKMLVELSKSQDIVAGDGTTTVVVIAGALLKQCQSLLSNGIHPTVISDALHKASQKAVDVLTAMAVPVELTDRDSLVKSASTSLNSKVVSQYSTLLAPLAVDAVLSVVDPAKPDLVDLRDVKIVKKLGGTVDDTELVKGLVFDKKVSHTAGGLTRVENAKIAVIQFQISPPKTDIEQSIVVSDYTQMDRILKEERNYILGMIKKIKATGCNVLLIQKSILRDAVTDLSLHYLAKAKILVVKDVERDEIEFITKTLNCLPIANIEHFRAEKLGHADCVEEVSLGDGGKIVKITGIKDIGRTTNVLVRGSNQLVLDEAERSLHDALCVVRCLVNKRFLIAGGGAPEIELSRQLGAWAKVLQGMESYCVRSFAEALEVIPYTLAENAGLNPIVIVTELRNRHAQGEINAGINVRKGQITNILEENVVQPLLVSTSAITLATECVRMILKIDDIITVR, via the coding sequence ATGGCGACCCCCGCAGTTCAACAGCCGCGTTCCGTCTCATCGAAAACGGAGAGCTACGTCGATAACAAGCGCAAGGAAGACATCCGCCTAGCCAACATCGCCGCAGCCCGTGCCGTCGCCGATGCCGTCAGAACCAGCCTTGGCCCCAAAGGTATGGATAAGATGATCTCCACAGCCTCCGGCGAAGTCATCATTACCAACGACGGCGCCACCATCCTTAACAAGATGGAAGTCCTTCAACCCGCGGCCAAAATGCTTGTCGAGCTCTCTAAGTCCCAAGACATTGTCGCTGGAGACGGCACCACCACTGTAGTTGTCATCGCTGGTGCCCTTCTGAAGCAATGCCAATCTCTCCTCAGTAATGGCATCCACCCAACCGTCATCTCAGATGCCCTCCACAAAGCCTCTCAAAAGGCCGTCGATGTGCTCACCGCTATGGCCGTCCCTGTGGAGCTGACTGATCGCGATTCGCTTGTCAAGTCCGCCAGCACTTCTCTTAATAGCAAAGTCGTTAGTCAGTACTCAACTCTTCTCGCTCCTCTTGCGGTCGATGCTGTCCTCTCGGTCGTGGACCCTGCCAAGCCTGATCTCGTCGATCTCCGTGACGTCAAGATCGTTAAGAAGCTCGGCGGCACTGTCGACGACACGGAGCTTGTTAAGGGTTTGGTGTTTGACAAGAAGGTTAGCCATACTGCTGGTGGCCTTACTCGTGTCGAGAACGCTAAGATCGCTGTTATCCAGTTCCAGATATCGCCGCCGAAGACGGACATCGAACAGAGCATTGTTGTCTCGGATTACACCCAGATGGATCGGATTTTGAAGGAAGAACGCAATTATATTCTGGGAATGATTAAGAAAATTAAGGCTACTGGGTGTAACGTTCTACTGATTCAAAAGAGTATTTTGAGGGATGCTGTGACGGATCTGTCTTTGCATTATCTTGCCAAGGCGAAGATTTTGGTGGTGAAGGATGTTGAGCGTGATGAAATTGAGTTCATTACCAAGACTTTGAATTGCCTGCCGATTGCAAATATCGAGCATTTCCGTGCGGAGAAGTTAGGACATGCAGATTGTGTGGAGGAAGTTTCGCTGGGAGATGGGGGGAAAATTGTCAAGATTACTGGTATTAAGGATATAGGTAGGACGACGAATGTGCTTGTTCGGGGTTCTAATCAGTTGGTTCTTGACGAAGCCGAAAGGAGCTTGCATGATGCCTTGTGTGTTGTTAGATGTTTGGTAAACAAGAGGTTCCTGATAGCTGGTGGTGGTGCGCCCGAGATAGAGCTGTCACGACAGCTTGGTGCCTGGGCTAAGGTCTTGCAGGGGATGGAGAGTTATTGTGTCCGTTCATTCGCAGAGGCTCTGGAAGTTATTCCATATACTTTAGCCGAGAATGCAGGTTTGAACCCAATAGTTATTGTTACAGAACTCCGGAACCGTCATGCGCAAGGAGAGATCAATGCGGGCATCAATGTGAGGAAGGGACAGATCACTAACATACTGGAGGAAAATGTTGTGCAGCCACTGCTTGTGAGCACTAGTGCAATCACATTGGCAACTGAGTGTGTGCGTATGATTCTGAAGATTGATGACATAATTACAGTGAGGTAG
- the LOC122645725 gene encoding DExH-box ATP-dependent RNA helicase DExH5, mitochondrial-like, translating into MPYSAFLRGYLRTGPYLTMSLRPTALQFQSRSNSRRSPETFKTTATVFGAMKDRAVAFGSVYVPPRLRSVITSSANSGVSTRSLDFDWRDNQGLVYSPRGRSYPSLQPQQQQQSFQYGRYAYDDYSDDDSERETESSSQVGASTLDNIDEWNWKLTMLIRNKDEQEVVSREKKDRRDFEKLAALANRMGLYSRQYEKVVVFSKLPLPNYRSDLDAKRPQREVTISFGLQRRVDAQLREYLSQKPMSGETFSNVPFSRSSSSGSIAADEGFFEQPESQRPTSVVMEKILRRRSLQLRNQQQAWQESPEGQKMLEFRRSLPAYKERDALLAVISQNQVVVISGETGCGKTTQLPQYILESEIEAARGASCSIICTQPRRISAMSVSERVAQERGEKLGESVGYKVRLEGVKGRDTRLLFCTTGILLRRLLVDRNLKGVTHVIVDEIHERGMNEDFLLIVLKELLPRRPELRLILMSATLNAELFSSYFGGAPMVHIPGFTYPVRAHFLENVLEITGYRLTPYNQIDDYGQGKMWKMQKQAIRKRKSQIASVVEDALEAADFKEHSLRTQESVSCWNPDSIGFNLIENVLCHICKKERSGAILVFMTGWDDINALKEQLQTHPLLGDASRVLLLACHGSMPSSEQRLIFEKPEDGVRKIVLATNMAETSITINDVVFVVDCGKAKETSYDALNNTPCLLPSWISKAATRQRRGRAGRVQPGECYHLYPRCVYDAFSDYQLPELLRTPLQSLCLQIKSLQLGSISEFLSRALQSPELLSVQNAIEYLKIIGALDENENLTVLGRHLSMLPVEPKLGKMIILGAMFNCLDPILIVVAGLSARDPFLAPFDKKELAESARAQFYARDYSDHLALVRAYEGWRNAEREQSGYEYCWKNFLSAQTLKAIDSLRRQFFSLLKDIGLVDDNTDSCNAWSHDKHLVRAVICAGLFPGICSVVNKEKSISLKTMEDGQVLLYSNTANARELKIPYPWLVFNEKVKVNSVFLRDSTAVSDSVVLLFGGNISRGGLDGHLKMLGGDLEFFMKPALADTYLNLKRELDELIQNKLLNPKMQNRTHEELLSAVRLLISEDRCEGRFVFGRQVLTPSKITAMSPPRMFSQKGGGPGGDNSKSQLQTLLTRAGHEAPTYKTKPLKGNQFRTTVEFNGMQFLGNPCQNKKLAEKDAAAEALKWLTGGNRSDRGDIDNMSMLLKKSKKKHNRRT; encoded by the exons ATGCCCTACTCCGCTTTCTTGCGGGGTTATCTCAGGACCGGTCCTTACCTGACCATGTCTCTGAGACCAACCGCTTTGCAATTTCAATCCCGTTCGAATTCTCGGAGGAGCCCTGAAACCTTCAAAACCACTGCTACTGTCTTCGGCGCCATGAAGGATCGAGCAGTAGCGTTCGGCAGTGTGTACGTTCCACCACGCTTGAGGTCTGTTATCACTTCCTCCGCTAACTCCGGCGTCTCAACTCGTTCTCTGGACTTTGATTGGCGGGACAACCAGGGTCTAGTCTATAGCCCCAGGGGCAGATCTTACCCTTCCTTGCAGccgcaacagcagcagcagagcTTTCAGTATGGTCGGTACGCTTACGATGATTACTCAGATGATGACTCCGAGCGTGAAACAGAGTCGTCGTCGCAAGTG GGTGCCTCCACACTGGATAACATTGATGAGTGGAACTGGAAGTTAACCATGCTTATTCGCAATAAAGATGAACAAGAGGTGGTGTCAAGGGAGAAAAAGGACCGACGTGATTTTGAGAAACTTGCGGCATTGGCTAACAGAATGGGTTTATATAG CCGTCAATATGAAAAGGTTGTTGTCTTCAGCAAGCTCCCACTGCCAAACTACAGATCTGACCTAGATGCTAAGCGGCCACAGAGGGAG GTGACTATATCCTTTGGTTTGCAACGAAGAGTTGACGCTCAACTTAGAGAATACCTTTCCCAAAAGCCTATGAGTGGGGAAACTTTTTCAAATGTACCTTTTTCAAGATCAAGCAGCAGTGGCAGTATTGCAGCTGATGAAGGGTTTTTTGAGCAACCAGAGTCCCAAAGGCCAACTAGTGTCGTCATGGAGAAGATCCTTAGACGGAGAAGCTTGCAACTTCGTAATCAGCAACAAGCTTGGCAG GAATCTCCGGAGGGTCAAAAAATGTTAGAGTTTCGTCGAAGTCTCCCTGCTTATAAAGAAAGGGATGCCTTATTAGCAGTCATCTCACAGAATCAg GTTGTTGTCATCTCAGGTGAAACTGGGTGTGGTAAGACGACTCAGCTTCCGCAATACATTTTGGAATCTGAAATAGAAGCTGCTCGTGGAGCCAGCTGTAGCATTATTTGTACTCAGCCTAGACGAATATCTGCTATGAGTGTGTCTGAAAGAGTTGCACAAGAAAGAGGGGAGAAATTGGGAGAATCT GTTGGTTATAAAGTACGGCTAGAGGGGGTAAAAGGGAGGGATACTCGCCTGCTCTTCTGCACCACAGGGATCTTGCTGAGAAGATTGTTGGTTGATAGAAATTTGAAAGGTGTAACTCATGTTATCGTGGATGAGATTCATGAGCGTGGAATGAATGAAG ATTTTCTGCTTATTGTTCTAAAAGAACTTCTCCCTCGCCGGCCAgaattgagattgattttgatgagtGCAACGCTGAATGCTGAGCTTTTCTCATCCTATTTTGGTGGGGCTCCAATGGTACACATACCA ggttttacatACCCAGTTCGAGCTCATTTTCTTGAGAATGTTCTTGAAATTACTGGGTATAGATTGACTCCATATAACCAAATTGATGATTATGGACAAGGCAAGATGTGGAAGATGCAGAAACAAGCTATCAGAAAGAGGAAGAGCCAAATTGCTTCTGTTGTTGAG GATGCACTTGAAGCTGCTGATTTTAAGGAGCATAGCCTACGGACTCAGGAGTCTGTGTCTTGTTGGAATCCTGATTCTATAGGCTTTAACCTCATAGAAAATGTTCTGTGCCATATTTGTAAAAAAGAGAGATCTGGTGCTATTTTGGTATTTATGACTGGGTGGGATGACATAAACGCTCTGAAGGAGCAACTCCAAACTCATCCACTTTTGGGAGATGCCAGCAGAGTTCTATTGCTTGCTTGCCATGGTTCCATGCCCAGCTCCGAGCAG AGGTTAATATTCGAGAAGCCTGAAGATGGTGTGAGGAAAATAGTGCTTGCTACCAACATGGCCGAGACAAGTATCACCATTAATGATGTGGTTTTTGTTGTTGATTGTGGAAAGGCAAAAGAGACATCATATGATGCATTGAATAACACTCCTTGTTTGCTGCCTTCGTGGATTTCTAAGGCCGCTACTCGACAA agaagaggaagagctgGTCGTGTTCAACCTGGCGAGTGTTACCATCTTTATCCCAGATGTGTATATGATGCTTTTTCAGATTATCAATTGCCAGAACTCTTAAGAACACCTTTGCAATCACTTTGTTTGCAAATCAAAAGTTTACAACTTGGAAGCATTTCAGAGTTCCTGTCTAGGGCTTTGCAGTCGCCGGAACTACTATCT GTTCAAAATGCTATTGAGTATTTGAAAATCATTGGGGCTCTAGATGAGAATGAGAATCTGACAGTCCTAG GACGGCATTTGTCAATGCTTCCGGTGGAACCCAAGCTCGGAAAGATGATTATATTGGGGGCCATGTTCAACTGCCTGGATCCAATATTAATTGTTGTTGCTGGTCTTAGTGCTAGGGATCCATTTTTGGCACCATTTGACAAAAAGGAG CTTGCAGAGTCTGCAAGAGCCCAGTTTTATGCTCGGGATTACAGTGACCATCTTGCTCTTGTTCGAGCCTATGAGGGCTGGAGAAATGCTGAAAGAGAGCAATCTGGATATGAGTACTGCTGGAAGAATTTCCTCTCTGCACAGACGCTAAAAGCTATCGATTCCCTTAGGAGGCAGTTCTTTTCTTTGCTCAAGGATATTGGTCTGGTTGATGACAACACAGACAGCTGTAATGCATGGAGCCATGATAAGCACCTCGTCCGAGCAGTCATCTGTGCGGGTCTGTTTCCTGGGATTTGTTCAGTTGTG aacAAGGAAAAGTCTATATCAttgaagacaatggaggatggCCAGGTCCTTCTGTACTCG AACACGGCCAATGCCCGGGAATTGAAAATTCCATACCCCTGGCTAGTTTTCAATGAGAAGGTGAAAGTAAACTCAGTTTTCCTCCGGGATTCAACAGCTGTATCTGATTCGGTGGTTCTTCTCTTTGGGGGAAACATCTCTCGAGGGGGACTC GATGGACACCTGAAAATGTTGGGAGGAGACTTGGAGTTCTTCATGAAACCTGCATTAGCTGATACATATCTAAACCTGAAGAGAGAGCTTGATGAACTAATTCAAAATAAA CTTCTGAATCCCAAGATGCAGAATCGTACCCATGAGGAGCTCCTATCAGCAGTGCGGTTACTGATCTCAGAAGACCGATGCGAAGGAAGGTTTGTCTTTGGCCGCCAGGTCTTAACACCTTCAAAGATTACTGCAATGTCACCGCCACGGATGTTTTCACAGAAAGGAGGTGGGCCTGGAGGTGATAATTCCAAGAGCCAGCTGCAGACATTGTTAACCCGGGCTGGACATGAAGCGCCTACATACAAGACAAAACCACTGAAGGGCAACCAGTTCCGGACTACTGTGGAATTTAATGGAATGCAGTTTTTGGGGAACCCTTGTCAGAATAAGAAGCTTGCAGAGAAGGATGCTGCAGCTGAGGCTTTGAAATGGTTAACGGGTGGGAACCGATCAGATCGAGGAGACATTGACAATATGTCAATGCTGCTGAAGAAAAGCAAGAAGAAACATAACAGGAGAACTTAA